The Watersipora subatra chromosome 1, tzWatSuba1.1, whole genome shotgun sequence genome has a window encoding:
- the LOC137386002 gene encoding WD repeat-containing protein 93-like — protein MALIIKSLGVDPPNYDELSDDEDDFVKDPSQFRAALPQPYRFVDEVLSLFIDEVWEEITFKENEKAVERAKVRPPKYECAVEMQEHTQTKALAASHDGRYLFIASSGELSILDASKKKVLYKHENEHLDLHTLICCIIGVEIYLLVGLDEQGVCHVFSSADEKIFEMKVLNEDVGDKFHVTKCQPSSDGDYLGLVAENPTNSDVMLEVYSFPRDSWLKEIEDIKAKLHQSDAPKLQEAVEPGLEEKETEEPSTLTTGEGEEEEVSGRKSVDSVESKKGYNFKFTAANLVMRQHRPDKLQANQGISPSAALKELSDPKLILGSGHGHLLTRPYIDIRQEAFDELHRDKVMYKLTESVESSHLECNFHFFTPGLAIPYGIEQPGALKKPTSIGVWWSGSCQFIYYSLTRPVKVKKTAGDSQDAELDIKPETVWPQASVISASAVSPDSALVAIGLTNGLVTVWDKYLCCVRKSVLISKLAITNLDFMEPSICPQFNNRQRSYPTTTSCYILVRCADSSLHLLNCGPLDNAPPITIANPSVDDDHVITAIDIFPAKCPEVILKVHKNGTMFLQDVISAKTLCEIALPTSHELTTPWQPVMSISAFGQMLYIKGSQRNEEESEKSASSLFVFQFRSFPALDSYWVKSRPTVPYLTASPIETRVAALLRQRVKTSGERQQRLQKRWPLMKQEAIKIAQIKSH, from the exons ATGGCGCTGATCATTAAAAGTTTAGGTGTTGATCCTCCCAACTATGATGAGCTATCAGATGATGAAGATGATTTCGTGAAAGACCCTTCCCAATTCAGAGCTGCGCTTCCACAGCCGTACCGCTTCGTGGATGAAGTATTATCACTGTTTATTGACGAAGTGTGGGAGGAAATAACTTtcaaagaaaatgaaaaagcaGTTGAAAGAGCAAAAGTTAGACCTCCTAAGTACGAATGTGCTGTTGAGATGCAA GAGCACACACAAACTAAAGCTTTGGCTGCAAGTCATGATGGACGATACCTTTTTATTGCATCTTCTGGAGAGCTATCTATACTGGATGCTTCGAAAAAAAAAGTTCTCTACAAGCATGAAAATGAACATCTTgatttgcatacactcattTGTTGCATCATTGGTGTGGAGATTTATCTTCTTGTTGGTCTTGATGAGCAAG GAGTGTGCCATGTCTTCTCGAGCGctgatgaaaaaatatttgaaatgaaaGTTCTTAATGAAGATGTTGGAGATAAATTTCATGTGACCAAATGTCAACCGTCATCAGATGGTGACTACCTCGGACTGGTGGCAGAAA ATCCAACCAATAGTGATGTGATGCTTGAGGTCTACAGCTTCCCAAGAGATAGTTGGCTTAAAGAAATTGAAGACATCAAAGCTAAACTACATCAAAGTGATGCTCCTAAGTTGCAGGAGGCAGTTGAGCCAGGGCTTGAAGAAAAAGAAACAGAG GAACCCAGCACATTGACAACAGGTGAGGGTGAAGAGGAGGAAGTCTCGGGCAGAAAGTCTGTTGACTCG GTTGAATCTAAGAAAGGCTATAATTTCAAGTTTACAGCAGCAAATTTAGTCATGCGGCAGCACCGTCCAGACAAGCTTCAAG CCAATCAAGGAATCTCACCATCTGCAGCTCTCAAAGAGCTGTCAGACCCAAAGCTTATTCTTGGATCTGGACATGGTCATCTGTTGACACGACCGTATATAGACATCAGACAGGAAGCATTTGATGAGCTGCATAGAGACAAAGTCATGTACAAACTTACCGAAAGTGTAGAAAGCAGCCACCT GGAATGCAACTTCCACTTTTTCACCCCAGGTCTGGCAATTCCATACGGAATTGAACAACCGGGTGCACTTA AAAAGCCTACATCCATTGGCGTATGGTGGAGTGGAAGTTGCCAGTTCATATACTATTCCCTCACTCGACCAGTCAAGGTTAAAAAAACAGCTGGGGACTCGCAAGATGCAG AACTGGACATAAAACCAGAGACGGTGTGGCCACAGGCTTCTGTCATATCAGCCAGCGCAGTGAGCCCTGATTCAGCTCTGGTTGCTATCGGACTAACGAACGGCCTTGTTACGGTCTGGGACAAGTACTTGT GTTGTGTGCGCAAGTCTGTGTTGATAAGCAAATTGGCTATTACCAATTTGGATTTTATGGAGCCCTCCATATGCCCGCAGTTTAACAATAGACAACGGAGTTATCCCACAACTACTTCCTGTTACATACTCGTTAGATGTGCAGACAGCTCTTTGCACTTACTCAACTGCGGACCTCTGGACAACGCCCCTCCTATTACTATAGCCAATCC GTCAGTGGATGATGACCATGTCATAACAGCAATCGATATATTCCCAGCCAAGTGCCCTGAAGTT ATTTTGAAAGTTCACAAGAACGGTACAATGTTTTTACAAGATGTGATCTCAGCCAAAACTCTATGTGAAATCGCACTACCTACAAGCCATGAACTGACAACTCCCTGGCAGCCAGTTATGTCTATATCAGCATTCGGACAAATGCTATATATTAAAG GCAGTCAAAGAAATGAAGAGGAATCAGAAAAAAGTGCTTCATCACTTTTTGTTTTCCAGTTCCGCTCATTTCCAGCATTAGATAGTTATTGGGTGAAATCTCGGCCAACAGTACCCTACCTAACTGCTAGTCCCATAGAGACTCGTGTAGCTGCTTTACTTAGACAAAG GGTGAAGACATCAGGAGAACGACAGCAACGATTGCAGAAACGATGGCCCTTGATGAAACAGGAAGCTATCAAGATTGCTCAGATCAAAAGCCACTGA
- the LOC137404117 gene encoding peroxisomal membrane protein 11B-like: MSNFPKKAIAFGNTVSGRDKLCRLLQYSFRGLSDLLDRLDSSEYAVLVKKFKRLDAGISTARKLMRIGKSLEMLYAAKDAFYIENLVIQTCVALSRISSACFLFLDHIIWLRRVKAIKIDITPVSRLSNQFWLLSLVMNLIRNAHDWYRIQQYHTQKQATAKPTDFVPETLPTILDTAKNAFDILIPLNGLQYAKVPGVVQGATGALSSIIGILTIWNNHLKLQNK, from the exons ATGTCTAACTTTCCAAAGAAGGCAATAGCATTTGGTAACACTGTATCTGGCAGAGATAAATTATGCAG ACTGTTGCAGTATAGCTTCAGAGGCCTTTCAGATCTGCTAGATCGCCTGGACAGCTCTGAATATGctgttttagtaaaaaaattcaaaagacTCGACGCTGGCATTAGCACAGCCAGGAAAC TGATGCGGATAGGCAAAAGCCTGGAAATGCTATACGCTGCCAAGGATGCTTTCTACATTGAAAATCTTGTAATCCAAACCTGTGTGGCGCTCTCCAGAATATCGAGTGCTTGCTTTCTCTTCTTAGACCACATTATTTGGCTTCGCAGGGTTAAGGCGATAAAGATTGATATAACTCCTGTTTCTCGACTTTCCAATCAGTTTTGGCTATTGAGTCTGGTTATGAACTTGATCCGCAATGCCCATGACTGGTATAGAATCCAACAATATCATACTCAGAAACAGGCAACAGCTAAGCCAACCGACTTCGTGCCTGAAACTTTACCCACAATACTAGATACTGCTAAAAATGCATTTGACATCTTAATACCATTGAATGGGCTTCAATATGCCAAGGTACCTGGAGTGGTTCAAGGTGCCACTGGTGCACTATCATCCATCATTGGAATCCTTACTATATGGAATAATCATTTAAAACTTCAGAACAAATAG